Below is a window of Spirochaetota bacterium DNA.
GGCCAATCTTGCATACAGGACCCTTGAACGTTTTTCATTTTATGTTTCTCTTATTCAAAGACAGATTGAGGACAAGGCCGCGATCGATGATGCTATCAACAGGTATCTGGCATGCTTCATCGCGGGGGGGACCTTCATGGCGCTGAACACCTGGTTCCAGGAGCACATGCATGAGTCGATTGACGAATTGGGCGGTCTTTTTGAAAAAATAATGAAATTCCTTATCGCAACGATACGGGAATATCAGGGAACTGTAAAGTAGATTCCGTAACTTTAATCGTCATTCCCTTATAGCTGATTCCTGCATTGTAATTTCACCATTTTTTGTTAGAACATTGATAGAGGTATGGAACGTTCCTGCCTGATTTGTTGCATAAAATCGGACAGCCGGCCACGATGATGTATATTCGTTTGATATATAAACGTATTATTATATCTTTATATATATGAAGACTGCACCGGAACAACTTGCACAGGTTTATAAGACGCTCGGCGAAAAAAACAGGCTGAAGATTATAAAGATACTTTCCTCGCAAATGGAGGACGCCATCTGTGTAAACGATGTTTCCAGGATGCTGGGGATTTCGCAGCCTTCCGCGTCGCAGCATTTGAAAATACTGAAAATTATGGATTTAATCAAGGAAAGCAAGGAAGGCTCCCATGTCTACTATACGCTCAATTTAAGCAAAATGTATGAATATAAAAAGCTGATTGATGACACGTTCATCAAGGCGTTCAATAAATGTCTCTATGATTTTAAATGCAGCGAGTGCCCCGTGGGGGCAACCTGCTTGTAGATCTTCCTGAAAGGTGGTAATTATGGAACACAAAAAAATCATCATTATCGGCGGCGGCATCGCGGGGATTTCCTGCGCGCTTAAACTCAAGGAAGCGGGTGAGGATTTTCTCCTGGTAACTGAACGTCTCGGGGGGAGGATCTATTATTCCGACGAGGAGAAGGTCAATTACGGAGCTTACTTTGTCATGGACAACTACCGCCATGTTAAAAAAATATTGAAAAAGACGACTGGACTCAGTAAAATCAACGCACAGTTTCACAACAGCGAAGACGACTGTTTCACGCTGATCAGCCTTAAAACACTCCGCCTGATACCGCAGTTGCTGCGCTTTGCTTTCGCGATGATTATATTTGCGATTCATTTCGAAAAATATAAAAAGAGCTGCGAGAGCATGCCGGTGAGGGAGGCCCTTGAGCTGGACCCGTACATGCGCCATATTTTTGATACGCCCGCGTCGGACTTCATCGCCCGGCACGGATTCGGCGATGCTAACAGGGAATTTTTTTCAAAGTTTTCCTACGCGTGCACCGCGGTGCCTGCGGAAAAAATCAATGCCCTTGATTATCTTACCCTGAGCATGGGGCTTCTCCTGCCCATCCATCGGTTTGTATTCGACAATGCGGGCATGGCCGGGAAATTCAATAAGGAGCTGGTTGTCGATTCGGTCACGGGAATCACGCAAAAAAAAGATCTTTATACCCTGACGACAAAGTCAGGCAGGAAATTCAGCTGCGATTACGCCGTGGTCGCCACAGAGGGATCGGTCACGAAGAAGCTTTTGCACCTGCCGTTCGTTAGAAAGTCGTACCTCCTGCAGGTGTATCATGTCAGGGGAGCTCTTAAAGAAAAATACGCCCGCTATACCATGAACCTCTTTGCCGAAAAATCGAAGATCATCGCCATCACCATGCAGGACGACCGTTCCTATCTGGTCTTTGCTTCTACAAAAGATAGTCGGTATCTCGATGCGTGTTTCAAGTCGTACGAGATCATCGGTTCCGTCACCTGGGAGAAGGCCCTCTATACCGAAGGGAAAGAAATCGTGGACGAACAATTCCCTGCGTTCGGCAAGAACCTCTATATCGCAGGGGAACACAATTGCGTCGGTATGGAGCCGAGCGCCATATCGGGGATTTTCGCCGCCAACAGGATACTCTCATCCGTCCGCTCCGTGGGAAATCCCGGGACCGCGGAAGACAGGTAGGAAATACCCGGACTATTACCGCTCGAAGGAGGTCGCGCAATGAATCGCAAGTTAAAAATAACGCTCGTTGTACTGGCTGCCCTGGCCGCTACAGGGCTCATTACCCTGGCGCTGCTTGTCAATTACGGTTCAAGGTATTTCGCGCCGGAGGAGCTCGAACAGGCGCCGCTGCCCGGCGACAGCCTGCTGCTTGAAAGGGACAAACAGCTGAAGCAGACCCTGGTAATCATAATCGACGCGCCGCCGGAAAAGGTGTGGCCCTACCTTGCGCAGATGGGACAGAAGCGCGCCGGTTTTTACAGCTTTGAATGGCTTGAACGCCTTTTCGGATTTGATATACGCAACACCTACGTGATCAGGAACGAATGGCAGGACATAAGGCCGGGCCAGTGGATGTTCTATCATCAGAACGGGATCGGCTCCGAAGTTAAGGAAGTTGCCAGGGGTGAATATTTCACCATGCTGTCCGATTCGCGCAAGCAGCCCAGTCATGATATCGCATTTGCCCTGAACCCCATACCGGGCGGGGAATTCGCGTGGACCTGGAACTTCATACTGCAAGAAGCGCCTGGAGGCAAGACCCGGTTGATCGAGAGGTGCGCGGCGCACTTCAAGCCGGACAACTTTTGCGTCAGGCAATTGGTGAAACTTTTCCTCGGCGTTCCCTCTATTGTGATGTGTACCAATCAGATGGAGGTGCTGAAGGCGCTTGCTGAGGGAAAGAAGGTGGAATGAAAAATCACATTGGAAAAGAGGTGGCATGGCATGAAACCATCAACTGTTGAAAAAACCCCGGCGTATAAAACAAATCTCTGGGTACCGAAAAAAAACGGACTTGGCATCAAGAACTGGCTTATTAATCACACCAGCGCACATTCTTACAGTTGGAAATTCTATCTTGGTGTGTTCAGGGGGATACTCAAAGGCAGCAGGATGATGAAATATCCGGTGCTGGGAAAGATATACAAGACCCTGATGATGTTCGGCAACGAGAACAGGCATACTTCGGCAACGGTCTATAATCTGAATGTCGATGTTTCGGATAAGGCAAAATCCTCTGTCATCCCCATGGACCTTGTGAAGGACGCCATAAAAC
It encodes the following:
- a CDS encoding winged helix-turn-helix transcriptional regulator, producing the protein MKTAPEQLAQVYKTLGEKNRLKIIKILSSQMEDAICVNDVSRMLGISQPSASQHLKILKIMDLIKESKEGSHVYYTLNLSKMYEYKKLIDDTFIKAFNKCLYDFKCSECPVGATCL
- a CDS encoding NAD(P)-binding protein, translated to MEHKKIIIIGGGIAGISCALKLKEAGEDFLLVTERLGGRIYYSDEEKVNYGAYFVMDNYRHVKKILKKTTGLSKINAQFHNSEDDCFTLISLKTLRLIPQLLRFAFAMIIFAIHFEKYKKSCESMPVREALELDPYMRHIFDTPASDFIARHGFGDANREFFSKFSYACTAVPAEKINALDYLTLSMGLLLPIHRFVFDNAGMAGKFNKELVVDSVTGITQKKDLYTLTTKSGRKFSCDYAVVATEGSVTKKLLHLPFVRKSYLLQVYHVRGALKEKYARYTMNLFAEKSKIIAITMQDDRSYLVFASTKDSRYLDACFKSYEIIGSVTWEKALYTEGKEIVDEQFPAFGKNLYIAGEHNCVGMEPSAISGIFAANRILSSVRSVGNPGTAEDR
- a CDS encoding SRPBCC family protein, whose translation is MNRKLKITLVVLAALAATGLITLALLVNYGSRYFAPEELEQAPLPGDSLLLERDKQLKQTLVIIIDAPPEKVWPYLAQMGQKRAGFYSFEWLERLFGFDIRNTYVIRNEWQDIRPGQWMFYHQNGIGSEVKEVARGEYFTMLSDSRKQPSHDIAFALNPIPGGEFAWTWNFILQEAPGGKTRLIERCAAHFKPDNFCVRQLVKLFLGVPSIVMCTNQMEVLKALAEGKKVE